In Legionella sp. PATHC035, a genomic segment contains:
- a CDS encoding DJ-1/PfpI family protein — translation MHQPLQITFLFYEGMTALDAIGPYEVLSRLPEVVVHRVALNQGPVRTCSGLTLIAEHAVNEISHTDVLLIPGAGNATALRECSEILTWIKKIHVNTLWTTSVCTGSLILGAAGVLSGVKATTHWAVMNRLSHWGAIPTHKRFVEDGKIITAGGVSAGIDMAFYLAAKLTNENIAQSLQLGLEYDPEPPFNSGSPDKASKVLVASLRERLQNRFEPE, via the coding sequence ATGCATCAGCCACTACAGATTACTTTTTTATTTTATGAAGGAATGACCGCTCTGGATGCAATTGGCCCTTATGAGGTGCTTAGTCGCTTACCGGAAGTTGTAGTGCACAGAGTAGCCTTAAATCAGGGACCAGTACGTACTTGTTCCGGGCTTACTTTGATTGCGGAGCATGCAGTAAATGAGATTTCGCATACTGATGTTCTCCTGATTCCTGGCGCAGGTAATGCGACTGCATTGCGTGAGTGTTCTGAAATACTCACCTGGATTAAAAAAATTCATGTCAATACTCTATGGACTACTTCAGTATGCACTGGGAGTTTAATCCTTGGGGCAGCAGGAGTTTTATCAGGGGTTAAGGCAACAACCCATTGGGCCGTGATGAATCGGCTAAGCCATTGGGGAGCCATACCCACTCATAAACGATTTGTCGAAGATGGAAAAATCATTACTGCCGGAGGAGTATCGGCGGGTATTGATATGGCGTTTTATCTTGCTGCGAAACTTACAAATGAAAACATCGCACAAAGTTTACAACTTGGTCTGGAGTATGATCCTGAGCCACCTTTTAATTCAGGCTCACCAGACAAAGCATCCAAAGTGCTGGTAGCATCACTTCGTGAACGTTTACAGAATAGATTTGAACCTGAGTAA
- a CDS encoding polysaccharide deacetylase family protein: MLKLFFLFMALFSSVCFADEKEIAITMDDLPLVASRMNNPGNRQRSTERFTAIVQTFQKYNVPVIGFVIAGAIEKGQWEFLEQFRKAGFMLGNHTYSHYDLDQISAAKYIADIDRADKILTPIMTTPKYFRYPYLAEGNKGKKQEVYDYLKKHNYTIAPVTIDSKDFDFNEMLYKVPYRSRVNYIQKIKPRYLAYIWKQTVRAEKEGKGKKQILLIHANLLNSYVLGDILEMYQKNGYKFISLTEALRNPAPGIIFSPAQKKDTLGETLENELIDLPKTKQNYVTPE; this comes from the coding sequence ATGCTTAAATTATTCTTTCTTTTTATGGCCTTGTTTTCTTCGGTTTGTTTTGCTGATGAAAAAGAAATCGCGATTACTATGGATGACCTACCTCTTGTTGCTTCAAGAATGAATAACCCAGGAAATCGGCAGCGCTCCACCGAACGTTTTACTGCAATTGTGCAAACATTCCAAAAATATAATGTTCCAGTAATAGGCTTTGTGATTGCAGGAGCTATAGAAAAGGGTCAATGGGAGTTTCTTGAACAATTTCGAAAAGCAGGTTTTATGTTAGGTAATCATACTTATTCACATTATGACCTGGATCAAATCAGCGCTGCAAAATACATCGCTGATATTGATCGTGCGGATAAAATTCTTACCCCGATAATGACCACCCCCAAATATTTCCGTTATCCCTATTTGGCGGAGGGCAATAAAGGGAAAAAGCAAGAGGTATATGATTATCTTAAAAAGCATAATTACACGATTGCCCCCGTAACCATTGATTCCAAAGATTTTGACTTTAACGAAATGCTTTATAAAGTCCCTTATCGCTCACGAGTGAATTACATTCAAAAAATAAAACCCCGTTATCTGGCCTATATATGGAAACAAACAGTACGAGCAGAGAAAGAGGGCAAAGGCAAAAAACAAATATTATTAATTCATGCCAACCTTTTGAATAGTTATGTATTGGGCGATATTTTGGAAATGTATCAAAAGAACGGATATAAATTTATCAGCTTAACCGAAGCACTGAGAAATCCGGCTCCGGGCATCATTTTTTCTCCTGCCCAAAAAAAAGATACTTTAGGAGAAACGCTGGAAAATGAACTCATCGATCTTCCTAAAACCAAACAAAATTATGTGACCCCTGAGTAA
- a CDS encoding fused MFS/spermidine synthase, producing MRFLFPIGLFLSAILLFSIQPMVAKTLLPFYGGTPAVWILCMLFFQVILLFAYLYAALLSFLNNSFSWRLIHSVLVILSFLVFPLLFKPVSFNDYPEWSILFALLTQLGLPLVVIGASAPLLQFAYSQTKEKGAADPYFLYSASNLGSLLSLLLYPWVVERFIGLKNQYYLWSILYVLYVVLLFIVLYVPQYQPLEEQNKRVQEWHWQKIGYWIFFSFVPCSLMLGVTLYITTDIAATPLFWVLPLALYLLTFVLIFTKKPLISFSWIAQNSIFFLIFPIIGFILTATQIKVWQSIVFHLLNFFILALLCHGQLFLSRPKPQSLTLFYFCLALGGVLAGVFNGVIAPHWFNQVYEYPLAILLSLFALPQRTKKSGWWLPLVVLALLLFHYLILDLHWPGGFTSFQMCALLALILIIVWQKNRTSLILSLLILFGFIFSPLLQDETILIQERDFYGVKKVIDKQGTHALINQSTVHGLQVMDEKKPNGSSSYYGALRPVVDAMQQQKRSLSVTVIGLGIGTMTCQFRREDHIKVIEIDNQVIQLANNPFLFTYLRDCPAQVTIIKNDGRLAVEQLPDHSQNLLIVDAFNSDAIPVHLLTFEAFTLYKQKITKDGGILINLSNRHLQLLPVINAAGRSLELMVFYIHNKGIPALAQFDSEWAFLTFNEALAFQLMKGTNWRFDASNEQFLWTDDYSNLIPLLKW from the coding sequence GTGCGTTTCTTATTCCCGATCGGTTTGTTCTTAAGCGCCATTCTCTTATTTAGCATTCAACCTATGGTTGCAAAAACCTTGTTGCCTTTTTATGGAGGAACGCCAGCAGTTTGGATTTTATGTATGCTATTTTTTCAAGTGATCCTATTGTTTGCTTATTTATATGCTGCATTGCTTAGCTTTTTGAATAACTCTTTTTCATGGCGGTTGATACACAGTGTACTTGTTATTTTGAGTTTTTTAGTTTTTCCTCTTTTATTTAAGCCTGTGAGTTTTAATGATTATCCAGAGTGGAGTATTTTATTTGCTTTGTTAACCCAATTAGGATTGCCCCTAGTTGTTATTGGGGCTTCAGCACCTTTATTACAGTTTGCATACAGCCAGACTAAAGAAAAAGGGGCGGCGGATCCCTATTTTTTATATTCTGCTTCGAATCTGGGAAGTCTTTTATCTTTATTGCTTTATCCTTGGGTAGTTGAGCGTTTTATTGGGCTCAAAAATCAGTACTACTTATGGAGTATACTCTATGTACTCTATGTGGTTTTGTTGTTTATTGTTCTCTATGTTCCTCAATATCAACCGTTGGAAGAACAAAATAAACGAGTCCAAGAGTGGCATTGGCAAAAAATAGGCTATTGGATTTTTTTCAGTTTTGTTCCCTGTAGCTTAATGCTTGGAGTGACTCTATATATTACTACGGATATCGCAGCAACGCCTTTATTTTGGGTATTGCCTTTGGCATTGTATCTGCTTACTTTTGTACTGATATTTACGAAAAAACCGTTAATTTCATTCTCATGGATAGCACAAAACAGTATTTTTTTTCTTATTTTTCCAATCATTGGCTTTATTTTAACTGCAACTCAAATAAAGGTTTGGCAAAGTATTGTCTTTCATTTGTTAAATTTTTTTATTCTAGCCTTACTCTGCCATGGCCAATTGTTTTTAAGTAGGCCAAAACCACAATCACTCACTTTATTTTATTTTTGTTTGGCTCTTGGTGGCGTATTAGCCGGTGTATTTAATGGAGTTATAGCCCCCCATTGGTTTAATCAGGTGTACGAATATCCTTTAGCAATCTTGCTCAGTTTATTTGCTTTACCTCAACGGACAAAAAAAAGCGGTTGGTGGCTTCCTCTGGTGGTACTGGCTCTTTTGCTATTTCATTACCTCATCCTTGATCTTCATTGGCCAGGAGGTTTTACCTCATTTCAAATGTGTGCTCTTCTGGCATTAATTCTGATCATTGTTTGGCAAAAAAATAGAACCAGTTTAATCCTGTCTTTATTGATTTTATTTGGGTTTATTTTTTCACCCTTATTACAGGACGAGACTATTTTAATACAAGAACGTGATTTTTATGGGGTAAAAAAAGTAATAGATAAACAAGGAACACATGCTTTAATCAATCAGTCCACAGTGCATGGATTACAGGTGATGGACGAGAAAAAACCTAATGGAAGTAGTTCTTATTATGGAGCGCTTCGACCCGTAGTTGATGCCATGCAACAACAAAAGCGTTCTTTGTCAGTAACCGTCATTGGCTTAGGCATTGGGACGATGACTTGTCAATTTAGAAGGGAGGATCACATTAAAGTAATCGAAATTGATAATCAGGTCATCCAATTGGCAAACAATCCTTTTCTATTCACTTACTTACGAGATTGTCCTGCGCAGGTGACTATTATAAAAAATGATGGACGATTAGCGGTAGAACAATTGCCCGATCATTCCCAGAACTTGTTAATAGTCGATGCCTTTAATTCTGATGCAATACCAGTACATTTATTAACTTTTGAAGCATTTACTTTATACAAACAAAAAATTACCAAAGATGGTGGGATATTAATTAATTTAAGTAATCGGCATTTGCAATTATTGCCTGTGATTAATGCTGCGGGCAGGTCTTTAGAGCTGATGGTATTTTATATACATAACAAAGGAATTCCGGCATTAGCTCAGTTTGATTCGGAGTGGGCCTTTTTGACCTTTAATGAAGCTCTTGCTTTTCAATTGATGAAAGGGACTAACTGGCGGTTTGATGCAAGTAACGAACAGTTCTTATGGACCGATGATTATTCTAATCTGATTCCGTTATTAAAGTGGTAA
- a CDS encoding secondary thiamine-phosphate synthase enzyme YjbQ, with translation MKIEQFALTFNTQGRGTEDITAEVASFLSKTTIKHGLCHLFLKHTSASLIICENYDPQVRRDLEHFLVRLVPDGDPLFKHVIEGKDDMPAHIRTVLTQSSLTIPIHEGKLALGTWQGIYLYEHRYQPQQRHLLITAVGD, from the coding sequence ATGAAAATCGAACAATTTGCTCTTACTTTTAATACCCAAGGCCGTGGAACTGAGGATATTACCGCAGAAGTAGCGTCTTTTCTCTCAAAAACGACAATAAAACACGGTTTATGCCACTTATTTCTCAAGCATACGAGTGCCTCTTTAATCATTTGTGAGAATTATGATCCCCAAGTTCGTAGGGATCTGGAACACTTCTTAGTCCGCTTAGTGCCTGATGGCGATCCTCTTTTCAAACATGTCATTGAAGGAAAGGATGACATGCCCGCACATATTCGTACGGTCTTAACTCAAAGCAGCTTGACTATTCCGATACACGAGGGGAAATTAGCTTTGGGTACATGGCAAGGAATTTATCTTTATGAGCATCGTTATCAACCACAGCAACGCCATTTACTCATTACTGCTGTAGGAGACTAG
- a CDS encoding ABC transporter ATP-binding protein, with translation MVETSAEIHQLSVVFQDHHQRVSALDEISFNLHPGETLVLLGESGCGKSLTSLALMRLLPKSGVYGVNSQIHMDGQDILDLPEYMMRQLRGRKISMIFQEPMTALNPVMTIGEQLAEALLRCNSLTHHELHEALLSLLHEVEMPQPEVKIHQYPHQLSGGQKQRVVIAMALACKPDVLIADEPTTALDVTIQAQILSLLKKVQQTHQMSLLLITHDLGVLRAMASRVCVMYAGQVVAQSSVEDFFSRTKQHPYVQQLLASVPSMAKREERLSVIRGFVPALDEMPSGCRFHPRCIYAFSRCPVEEPQIQEQDGRLVRCHLYPEYDELPPLQKNKIIWSGTNTEAKTILTVEDLSVSFIQKKGLFSRHKTLFKAVDGLSFRLQQGKTLALVGESGCGKTTTSRALLRLLPISGGDLFYKEQDVLALKGRSLREYRKKVQIIFQDPFSSMNPRMTVGEIIAEGMHAQGMKRSLISARQKKLLNQVNLPVSSLHRYPHQFSGGQRQRICIARALATEPDILICDEPTSALDVSVQAQILNLLKELQQDTGISYLFITHNMGVVSYIADEVFVMKDGVGIEFGSCEMIFKNPKEVYTQQLLSSVLDVF, from the coding sequence ATGGTAGAGACAAGTGCTGAAATTCATCAATTATCTGTAGTTTTTCAAGATCACCATCAACGGGTCTCGGCTTTGGATGAGATCAGTTTTAATTTACATCCTGGTGAAACCTTAGTGTTGTTGGGGGAGTCAGGTTGCGGTAAATCCCTAACGTCTCTGGCTTTGATGCGTCTATTACCTAAATCTGGTGTTTATGGCGTGAATAGTCAAATCCACATGGATGGACAAGACATTCTGGATTTACCAGAGTACATGATGCGACAGTTGAGAGGCCGTAAGATCTCAATGATTTTTCAGGAGCCGATGACTGCGCTTAATCCGGTGATGACGATTGGAGAACAGCTGGCAGAGGCGTTGTTGCGATGTAACTCATTGACCCACCACGAATTGCATGAAGCATTACTGTCCTTACTGCATGAGGTAGAAATGCCTCAGCCAGAAGTTAAAATTCATCAATACCCACATCAATTGTCCGGTGGCCAGAAACAGCGCGTAGTCATTGCGATGGCTTTGGCATGTAAACCTGATGTATTGATTGCGGATGAACCAACAACTGCTTTAGACGTAACCATTCAAGCACAAATTCTTTCTTTATTGAAGAAAGTACAACAAACTCATCAGATGAGCTTACTGCTGATCACCCACGATCTTGGAGTACTGAGAGCGATGGCCTCTCGCGTATGTGTGATGTATGCAGGGCAAGTAGTCGCACAATCTTCTGTAGAAGATTTTTTCTCCCGCACCAAGCAACATCCCTATGTACAGCAATTATTGGCTTCGGTGCCCTCTATGGCAAAACGAGAGGAACGCCTGTCGGTTATTCGTGGATTTGTACCGGCTTTGGATGAAATGCCTTCAGGGTGTCGTTTTCATCCACGCTGTATTTATGCCTTCTCGCGATGTCCAGTAGAGGAGCCGCAAATACAGGAGCAAGACGGGCGGTTGGTACGCTGTCATTTATATCCTGAGTATGATGAATTACCTCCTTTGCAAAAAAATAAAATCATCTGGAGCGGGACTAATACCGAAGCAAAAACGATCCTGACTGTGGAGGATTTATCCGTTAGTTTTATTCAGAAAAAAGGGCTATTCAGTCGTCACAAAACCTTATTTAAAGCCGTTGATGGTCTTTCATTTCGTCTACAACAAGGAAAAACATTAGCATTAGTAGGTGAGTCTGGATGTGGTAAAACAACGACCAGCCGTGCTTTATTGCGTTTATTACCGATTTCTGGAGGCGATTTATTTTACAAAGAGCAGGATGTGCTGGCATTAAAAGGGCGCTCTTTAAGGGAGTACAGAAAAAAAGTTCAAATTATTTTTCAGGATCCCTTTTCCTCTATGAATCCGCGGATGACTGTGGGTGAAATAATCGCTGAAGGCATGCATGCCCAAGGGATGAAGCGCTCCTTGATTAGTGCACGACAGAAAAAACTGTTGAACCAAGTTAATTTGCCTGTCAGCAGTTTACATCGTTATCCCCACCAATTTTCTGGTGGGCAAAGACAAAGAATTTGTATTGCTCGAGCTTTAGCTACAGAACCTGATATTTTGATTTGTGACGAACCAACGAGTGCCCTGGATGTTTCGGTTCAGGCACAGATTCTTAATTTATTAAAAGAATTGCAGCAGGATACAGGCATTTCTTATTTATTTATTACCCATAATATGGGCGTTGTTTCCTATATTGCTGATGAGGTATTTGTGATGAAAGATGGCGTAGGTATTGAATTTGGAAGTTGTGAAATGATTTTTAAAAACCCTAAAGAAGTTTATACACAGCAGTTATTAAGCTCCGTTCTCGATGTTTTTTAA
- the parE gene encoding DNA topoisomerase IV subunit B, with translation MSENYTAQAIEVLSGLEPVQRRPGMYTDTTRPNHLAQEVIDNSVDEVLAGFASHIRVTLHEDGSIEVEDDGRGMPVDLHPQLGLSGVEVIMTRLHAGGKFSDKNYSFSGGLHGVGVSVVNALSDRLDVTIKRNGIIYQMSFANGDKVCELNETGITKKRDTGTIIRFWPNPKYFDTTRISVKHLTHVLRAKAVLCTGLSMTFVNKTSNEEMHWCYEQGLIDYLNQSLPDGDYLPEEPFTGEFKSDEATVDWALVWSNGGSAGFSESYVNLIPTIQGGTHVNGLRSGLFDAMAEFCELRNLLPRGIKLTADDLWEPCQYVLSVKMKEPQFAGQTKERLSSRQISAFVSNVVKDAFALWLNQHRNQGEAIASLAIDRAQKRLRQAKQVARKRVSQGPALPGKLADCLLTDLSQAELFLVEGDSAGGSAKQARNKDFQAILPLRGKILNSWEVDSSQVLASQEIHDISVAIGVDPGSSDLSGLRYGKLCILADADSDGAHIATLICALFLRHFKPLVQAGHVFVAMPPLYRIDAGKEVYYALDDEEKNRILNHLAQTSRAKTNVQRFKGLGEMNPIQLRETTMDPNTRRLVQLTLDDEQGAEAIMDMMLNKKRASDRKVWLESKGNLAEV, from the coding sequence ATGTCAGAAAATTATACTGCCCAAGCAATTGAAGTCTTAAGTGGACTCGAACCTGTTCAACGACGACCCGGCATGTATACCGATACAACGCGTCCAAACCATTTAGCTCAAGAAGTAATTGATAACAGTGTCGATGAGGTATTGGCCGGCTTTGCAAGCCATATTCGTGTTACCCTTCATGAGGATGGTTCTATTGAAGTTGAAGATGATGGTCGTGGAATGCCCGTGGATTTACATCCGCAATTAGGCTTAAGTGGTGTGGAAGTCATTATGACTCGATTACATGCCGGGGGCAAATTTTCAGATAAAAATTACAGCTTCTCAGGTGGTTTACATGGGGTGGGTGTTTCTGTTGTCAACGCACTTTCTGATCGTCTGGATGTTACCATCAAACGTAATGGCATTATTTACCAAATGTCTTTTGCCAATGGCGACAAAGTATGCGAATTAAATGAAACAGGCATTACTAAAAAAAGAGATACAGGTACGATTATTCGTTTTTGGCCAAATCCTAAGTACTTTGATACTACTCGTATTTCAGTCAAACATTTAACGCACGTACTCAGAGCAAAGGCGGTGCTCTGCACTGGCTTGTCCATGACTTTTGTCAATAAAACAAGCAATGAAGAAATGCATTGGTGCTATGAGCAGGGACTTATTGATTATTTAAATCAATCGTTACCTGATGGAGATTACTTACCTGAGGAGCCCTTTACAGGCGAATTCAAAAGTGACGAAGCAACGGTTGACTGGGCCTTGGTTTGGTCCAATGGGGGAAGCGCTGGTTTCAGTGAGAGTTATGTCAATTTAATCCCCACGATTCAAGGCGGTACCCATGTTAATGGCTTACGCTCTGGCTTGTTTGATGCGATGGCAGAGTTTTGTGAACTGAGAAATTTACTACCCCGAGGCATAAAACTGACTGCAGATGATTTGTGGGAACCTTGCCAATACGTCCTATCCGTGAAAATGAAAGAGCCGCAATTTGCAGGCCAAACTAAAGAACGTTTGAGTTCCCGTCAAATTTCCGCATTTGTCAGTAATGTGGTTAAAGATGCTTTTGCACTTTGGCTCAACCAACATCGCAATCAAGGTGAGGCCATTGCCTCTTTAGCAATCGATCGAGCGCAAAAACGGTTGAGACAAGCCAAACAAGTAGCACGCAAACGGGTCAGTCAAGGCCCTGCCCTCCCCGGCAAATTGGCTGATTGTTTGCTCACTGATCTCAGTCAAGCTGAATTATTTTTAGTCGAAGGAGACTCAGCAGGAGGTTCTGCAAAACAAGCACGTAACAAAGATTTCCAAGCGATTTTGCCCCTCCGTGGAAAAATTCTTAACTCTTGGGAGGTGGATTCATCTCAAGTTTTAGCGTCGCAGGAAATTCATGATATCTCAGTAGCTATTGGGGTTGACCCTGGTTCATCCGATCTGAGCGGCTTGCGTTATGGTAAATTATGTATTCTCGCCGATGCAGATTCAGATGGCGCACACATTGCTACGCTAATCTGTGCCTTATTTTTACGGCATTTTAAACCACTAGTCCAGGCAGGCCATGTATTTGTTGCCATGCCGCCTCTTTATCGAATTGATGCAGGCAAAGAAGTTTATTACGCACTCGATGATGAGGAGAAAAATCGTATCCTCAACCACTTGGCTCAAACATCTCGAGCAAAAACCAATGTTCAACGATTTAAAGGTTTGGGTGAAATGAATCCCATTCAATTACGTGAAACAACGATGGATCCGAATACCAGACGGTTGGTTCAGTTAACTTTGGATGATGAACAAGGGGCTGAAGCAATTATGGATATGATGTTAAATAAAAAACGCGCCAGTGATAGAAAAGTCTGGTTAGAAAGCAAAGGCAACTTAGCTGAAGTGTAA
- a CDS encoding DUF167 domain-containing protein has protein sequence MWYQRDAEGFTLHLYVQPGAKKTEIVGLHEGALKIRLNTPPIEGRANKALLQFVAQLFKIPVKQVTLKRGDKSRHKTVLVKGTAVEPDNLL, from the coding sequence GTGTGGTATCAACGCGATGCAGAGGGTTTCACACTTCATTTATATGTGCAGCCTGGTGCCAAAAAAACAGAAATTGTCGGCCTTCATGAAGGAGCACTTAAGATCCGTTTAAATACGCCACCCATTGAAGGTCGTGCCAATAAGGCATTGTTGCAGTTTGTTGCACAGCTTTTTAAAATACCTGTAAAGCAAGTCACCTTAAAACGAGGAGATAAATCTCGGCACAAAACAGTTCTGGTTAAGGGGACTGCGGTAGAGCCTGATAATTTGCTTTGA
- a CDS encoding zinc ribbon domain-containing protein YjdM, which yields MSSLPQCPKCNSEYTYEDGNQLICPECSYEWAKDAADEQSQNEQRIIKDAHGQVLQDGDTVTVIKDLKIKGSSQVVKVGTKVKNIRLVEGDHDIDCKIEGIGAMKLKSQFVKKG from the coding sequence ATGAGTTCACTACCTCAATGCCCTAAATGTAATTCAGAGTATACTTATGAAGATGGAAACCAATTGATTTGTCCAGAATGTTCTTACGAATGGGCGAAAGATGCCGCAGATGAGCAAAGCCAGAATGAACAACGCATTATTAAAGATGCGCATGGGCAAGTTCTCCAAGACGGCGATACAGTCACCGTAATCAAAGATTTAAAAATCAAAGGATCGTCACAGGTAGTAAAAGTTGGCACGAAAGTAAAGAACATTCGCTTGGTCGAAGGCGACCATGATATCGATTGTAAAATTGAAGGTATTGGAGCCATGAAATTAAAATCTCAATTCGTTAAGAAGGGATAA
- a CDS encoding glycosyltransferase family 39 protein encodes MSQSKLISRDFFNLQKIYPYLILYFIFLLLIAPINILSLDTYYYWDWSRHLALSYYDGSPMIAYFIRLSTSLFGHNLFALCFVGITITAVTCGIIYKCGRFFLSHEASCIAMLSWLFSPLVTRDILKQTTYDTPLILFWAFTLYYTIKFIQTSKTRDLYFIGISAGLMMLSKYTGIVLILSLLIFLISTPYRSIFKTKHFYFAIFLAIIIFSPVIFWNYQNHWQSFIYQLTTHKLNLSTSPFLHTIKTFSSIFVPSLNIMLLPPFFVRNKELDEKKALMVKLCRIICFTFLGFYLYTASKAEIRDFWLTPYLMSSALLLGYGFTTFHFRKLAMALIASYAVISLFVLIDNTSKFNLFNSKKLVFYHLIQKFNATNPKLPDTIFTSGWFAARMLFFLHNKPTIYTLGCGTAKNQYALWGNDINQRITDKTIKEAFYIDRYDRSICLEKYFDHCQKLPTTTYSFRHKQYALYVYQCKNF; translated from the coding sequence ATGTCTCAAAGCAAATTAATCTCAAGGGACTTCTTTAATTTACAAAAAATTTATCCCTATCTCATTCTTTATTTTATCTTTTTACTGTTGATAGCACCCATAAACATCTTGTCGCTGGATACCTATTATTATTGGGATTGGAGCCGTCATCTTGCCTTGTCCTATTATGACGGTTCTCCCATGATTGCTTATTTTATTAGGCTTTCAACTTCATTATTTGGCCATAATCTCTTTGCTTTGTGTTTTGTGGGCATTACCATAACTGCAGTCACATGTGGTATTATTTATAAATGCGGCCGCTTTTTTTTATCCCACGAAGCAAGCTGCATCGCAATGCTGTCATGGCTCTTTTCACCGCTGGTCACCCGCGATATATTGAAACAAACTACCTATGACACCCCGCTTATTTTATTTTGGGCATTCACCCTTTATTACACTATTAAATTTATCCAAACAAGTAAAACAAGGGATCTCTATTTTATAGGGATCAGTGCCGGACTCATGATGTTATCCAAATACACAGGCATTGTTTTAATCCTTTCACTACTTATTTTTTTAATTTCCACACCGTACCGCTCGATTTTCAAAACAAAACATTTTTATTTTGCTATTTTTCTTGCCATCATTATTTTTAGCCCGGTTATTTTCTGGAATTATCAAAATCACTGGCAATCATTTATTTACCAGTTAACCACCCACAAACTCAATCTTTCAACATCCCCTTTTCTCCATACAATCAAAACCTTTTCCAGCATATTTGTTCCATCCTTGAACATCATGCTTCTTCCTCCCTTTTTTGTGCGAAATAAAGAGTTGGATGAGAAAAAAGCACTGATGGTGAAGTTATGTCGGATTATTTGTTTCACTTTCCTCGGTTTTTACTTATATACAGCAAGCAAAGCGGAGATTAGAGATTTTTGGCTTACACCTTATTTAATGAGCAGCGCGCTTTTATTGGGATATGGATTCACCACATTTCATTTCCGAAAATTGGCAATGGCTTTGATCGCCTCCTATGCCGTAATTAGTCTTTTTGTTTTAATTGACAATACGTCAAAATTTAATTTATTCAACTCAAAAAAACTTGTTTTCTATCATTTAATTCAAAAATTTAATGCTACAAACCCTAAATTACCGGACACAATTTTCACTTCCGGCTGGTTTGCAGCACGCATGCTTTTTTTTCTGCACAACAAACCTACCATTTATACTTTAGGCTGTGGCACCGCAAAAAATCAATATGCATTATGGGGTAATGACATCAATCAACGAATTACAGACAAAACAATAAAAGAGGCGTTCTATATTGATCGCTATGACAGGTCAATTTGTTTGGAAAAATATTTTGATCATTGTCAAAAGCTACCTACCACTACTTATAGTTTTAGGCATAAGCAATATGCACTTTATGTGTATCAATGTAAAAATTTTTAG